A genomic segment from Peribacillus sp. ACCC06369 encodes:
- a CDS encoding DUF58 domain-containing protein has translation MIGLVLLMAISFCFAMFQGGFVSWFIFYSFFPFSAYAAILLFYPLHAFTVERKVNKRECQAGESVQIAVTFTRKNRLPLLFMVIEEELPQEMEDRGFQRKILIFPGFKRTFSMSYTLENLPRGEHSFQSIRFRIGDFFGLGEKEAIYRSPLKITVYPQYHELAYSDLDRVFNQGAVGSTKRTKREHSVVSGVREYQPGDQLSWINWKATARTSEIMTKEFEVQKNRDVFIMLDNKPSDLFEESVVITASIAHAMLKKGMEIGYASMGSRLIIPTGAGNNQRRKIFYRLAKEEHSVVNALKENVSKGSLPANAAVIFIVSDLTLEKVDILSAFRANQGLMLCVKKQADLTDEEKMSCSTAVSRGIKVSFFEHGQLKFDRSGVMAK, from the coding sequence GTGATCGGACTGGTATTACTCATGGCCATTTCCTTTTGCTTTGCAATGTTTCAAGGCGGTTTTGTCAGTTGGTTTATTTTTTATTCGTTTTTTCCATTTTCTGCGTACGCTGCGATTCTGCTGTTTTATCCGCTGCATGCCTTTACCGTTGAGAGAAAGGTCAATAAAAGGGAATGCCAGGCCGGGGAATCCGTTCAAATAGCCGTGACGTTTACCCGTAAAAACCGGCTGCCCCTATTATTTATGGTGATAGAGGAGGAATTGCCTCAGGAGATGGAGGATAGGGGATTCCAAAGGAAAATACTTATCTTTCCGGGATTCAAGCGTACCTTCAGCATGTCATATACCTTGGAAAACTTGCCACGTGGAGAGCATTCGTTTCAATCTATCCGCTTCAGGATAGGGGACTTTTTCGGGCTCGGTGAAAAGGAAGCGATATATCGTTCACCTTTGAAGATAACTGTTTACCCTCAATATCATGAACTTGCCTACAGTGATCTTGATCGAGTGTTCAATCAGGGGGCAGTGGGTTCAACAAAGAGAACTAAACGGGAACATTCAGTGGTCTCTGGGGTAAGAGAGTATCAGCCAGGCGATCAGTTGTCATGGATTAATTGGAAGGCGACGGCTAGAACGAGTGAAATCATGACGAAGGAATTCGAAGTGCAGAAAAACAGGGATGTATTCATCATGCTTGATAATAAGCCATCGGATTTATTTGAAGAATCAGTTGTAATCACGGCTTCCATTGCACACGCCATGTTAAAAAAAGGCATGGAGATTGGGTATGCAAGTATGGGATCGAGACTAATCATACCGACAGGAGCAGGAAATAACCAGAGACGAAAGATTTTTTACCGACTTGCTAAAGAGGAACATAGTGTTGTGAATGCATTGAAAGAAAATGTAAGTAAGGGCAGTCTTCCGGCAAACGCTGCTGTGATATTCATAGTTTCAGACTTAACCTTAGAAAAGGTGGACATATTGAGTGCTTTCCGCGCTAATCAGGGATTAATGTTATGTGTAAAGAAACAGGCCGATCTTACTGATGAGGAAAAAATGTCATGTTCTACAGCTGTCTCGAGGGGGATAAAGGTTAGCTTTTTTGAACATGGCCAACTAAAGTTTGACAGATCAGGGGTGATGGCAAAATGA